Proteins encoded in a region of the Populus alba chromosome 13, ASM523922v2, whole genome shotgun sequence genome:
- the LOC118035455 gene encoding V-type proton ATPase subunit G isoform X1 produces MEKISLSLPLKFPRNLVPFFPYSGTGLVERILQHFLLFLRSCCYQLIVTMDSSHEGIQMLLTAEQEAQQMVAAARNLKTMRLRQAKEEAEKEAALYRSNMESEHRKKVDETSGNSGFTAERLGEETEEKIQNLKKSASEVQSDVVDMLIKYVKAVKC; encoded by the exons ATGGAGaaaatctctctttctctcccccTCAAATTTCCAAGAAACCTAGTTCCTTTTTTCCCCTATTCTGGGACAGGGCTTGTGGAGAGAATTCTTCAGCATTTCCTTCTTTTCCTTAG GAGTTGTTGTTACCAGTTGATTGTTACCATGGATTCCAGTCATGAAGGGATTCAGATGCTACTCACCGCAGAACAGGAGGCACAACAAATGGTTGCTGCTGCTAGAAACT TGAAGACAATGAGGTTGAGGCAAGCTAAAGAAGAAGCTGAGAAAGAGGCAGCTCTTTATCGCTCCAATATGGAATCGGAGCACCGAAAGAAAGTAGATGAG ACAAGTGGGAACTCTGGCTTCACGGCGGAGCGACTTGGAGAGGAGACTGAAGAGAAGATTCAAAACCTGAAGAAGTCAGCCTCAGAGGTGCAGTCAGATGTTGTTGACATGCTCATCAAGTATGTTAAGGCCGTAAAGTGTTGA
- the LOC118035455 gene encoding V-type proton ATPase subunit G isoform X2 translates to MDSSHEGIQMLLTAEQEAQQMVAAARNLKTMRLRQAKEEAEKEAALYRSNMESEHRKKVDETSGNSGFTAERLGEETEEKIQNLKKSASEVQSDVVDMLIKYVKAVKC, encoded by the exons ATGGATTCCAGTCATGAAGGGATTCAGATGCTACTCACCGCAGAACAGGAGGCACAACAAATGGTTGCTGCTGCTAGAAACT TGAAGACAATGAGGTTGAGGCAAGCTAAAGAAGAAGCTGAGAAAGAGGCAGCTCTTTATCGCTCCAATATGGAATCGGAGCACCGAAAGAAAGTAGATGAG ACAAGTGGGAACTCTGGCTTCACGGCGGAGCGACTTGGAGAGGAGACTGAAGAGAAGATTCAAAACCTGAAGAAGTCAGCCTCAGAGGTGCAGTCAGATGTTGTTGACATGCTCATCAAGTATGTTAAGGCCGTAAAGTGTTGA
- the LOC118035454 gene encoding ran-binding protein M homolog: MTTTNTTAATTNNTAINSSSKNVNQDPGSYFIDVARQYSSPVDGETELEPTELNTVKGSGGFLVVSIDKLSVKYTSVNLHGHDVGVIQADRPAPEKRLVYYFEIHVKNAGARGQIAIGFTNHTFKMRRQPGWEANSYGYHGDDGNLYRGPGTGEAFGPTFTTNDTVGAGINYASQEFFFTKNGALVGAVYKDMKGLLFPTVAVHSQNEEIEVNFGKKPFAFDLKEYERQETMKQQMKVDKISLPPIVSYGLVRSYLLHNGYEETLNAFDVASKSNIPPIYIAQENGSGEQDIAYALAQRKALRQLIRNGEIDSAFSKLREWYPQIVQDEKSATCFLLHSQKFIELVRAGALEEAVHYGRIELAKFFKLPGFEDLVQDCVALLAYEKPHQCSAGYLLEESQREIVADAVNAMILLTGPNVKDAQSCLRSHLERLLRQLTVCCLERRSLNGGQGEAFHLHGALKLNSGKRAKCSHL; the protein is encoded by the exons ATGACCACCACCAACACTACCGCGGCAACCACCAACAACACCGCCATCAACTCGAGTTCCAAGAACGTAAATCAAGATCCAGGCTCATACTTCATAGACGTAGCACGGCAGTACTCATCACCAGTTGACGGAGAAACAGAGCTTGAACCGACGGAGTTAAACACAGTGAAAGGTTCTGGAGGGTTTCTTGTGGTTTCCATTGATAAATTGAGTGTTAAATACACAAGTGTCAATCTTCATGGTCATGATGTTGGTGTTATTCAAGCCGATAGACCGGCTCCGGAAAAACGgcttgtttattattttgagaTTCATGTAAAGAATGCTGGTGCTAGAGGACAGATTGCTATTGGTTTTACTAATCATACTTTCAAGATGAGGAGACAGCCTGG GTGGGAAGCAAACAGTTATGGATATCATGGGGATGATGGCAATCTTTATCGTGGACCTGGAACCGGGGAGGCATTTGGACCAACTTTCACGACCAATGATACAGTTGGTGCTGGTATCAACTATGCTTCACAGGAATTCTTTTTCAC TAAAAATGGAGCATTAGTTGGGGCAGTGTACAAGGACATGAAGGGTTTGCTGTTTCCTACTGTTGCTGTTCACAGCCAAAATGAGGA GATTGAAGTAAACTTTGGGAAGAAACCATTTGCTTTTGATCTTAAG GAATATGAAAGACAAGAAACGATGAAGCAACAAATGAAAGTTGACAAAATATCTTTACCGCCAATTGTTAGTTATGG ACTTGTTCGCTCGTACTTATTACACAATGGCTATGAAGAGACACTCAATGCATTTGATGTGGCTAGTAAAAGTAATATCCCTCCTATATATATAGCTCAGGAAAATGGCTCTGGTGAACAGGACATTGCATATGCATTAGCACAGAGGAAAGCTCTTCGACAG CTAATCAGAAATGGTGAGATTGATTCTGCATTCAGTAAACTTCGTGAGTGGTATCCCCAGATTGTTCAG gatgAAAAATCAGCCACCTGCTTTCTGCTTCACAGTCAAAAGTTTATTGAACTGGTTCGG GCTGGAGCACTAGAGGAGGCTGTCCATTATGGAAGGATTGAATTGGCAAAGTTCTTTAAGCTGCCTGGGTTTGAGGATCTAGTTCAG GATTGCGTTGCCTTGCTGGCGTATGAAAAACCGCATCAGTGCTCAGCCGGGTATCTGCTTGAGGAGTCACAGCGTGAGATTGTGGCTGATGCTGTAAATGCCATGATTTTGTTAACAGGTCCCAACGTGAAGGATGCACAAAGCTGCTTGCGATCTCATCTGGAGAGGTTACTCAGACAGCTTACTGTTTGCTGCCTTGAGAGAAGGTCCTTGAATGGGGGTCAAGGTGAAGCTTTCCACCTGCATGGAGCACTAAAACTTAACAGCGGGAAGAGGGCCAAGTGCTCTCATTTATAA